Proteins encoded together in one Nitrospirota bacterium window:
- the rpsO gene encoding 30S ribosomal protein S15: MLEKTVKMGVINTFRRHEKDTGSPEVQVAILSKRIAELSDHFKAHAKDHHSRRGLIMMVSQRRKLLDYLKRTDVERYRTLLTQLDIRR; this comes from the coding sequence ATGTTGGAAAAGACGGTCAAGATGGGGGTGATCAACACATTTCGGCGCCACGAAAAAGATACCGGGTCGCCCGAAGTTCAGGTCGCGATCCTGAGCAAACGGATCGCGGAGTTGAGCGACCATTTCAAGGCTCACGCGAAGGATCATCACTCCCGGCGGGGCCTCATTATGATGGTCAGTCAGCGGCGCAAGCTGCTCGACTACTTGAAACGGACCGACGTGGAGCGGTATCGAACGCTCCTCACCCAGTTGGACATCCGGCGCTGA
- the truB gene encoding tRNA pseudouridine(55) synthase TruB: MDGFLIINKPPDWTSHDVVAKVRGLLRETRVGHTGTLDPLATGVLPICIGRATKVAHYLLETDKEYRVVMRLGATTDTQDATGRVLTRSTVRVAPDEVIRVLQGFVGSQTQIPPMYSAVKVGGVPLYKAARAGRVVERRPRAVTISRLQVLGIAEDDVTFDVTCSKGTYVRTLCADAGERLGVGAYMQALDRRRVGAFGIDQAVTLGELEAAARDGTVGQRVVSIDLALSDTPAAEVDPETAERVCHGVALPAARVARWLGACRAGGLVRIRSNGVTVALATAPADHATLLARGTSAVLKIDRVLRDRVSKVSSDQGFSQDSVRSR, encoded by the coding sequence ATGGACGGATTCCTGATCATTAATAAACCGCCCGACTGGACCTCCCACGACGTGGTCGCCAAGGTTCGAGGCCTGCTTCGTGAGACCCGCGTTGGGCACACCGGGACGTTGGATCCGCTCGCCACCGGCGTGTTGCCGATTTGCATCGGAAGAGCGACCAAGGTCGCCCACTACTTGTTGGAAACCGACAAGGAGTACCGCGTGGTCATGCGGCTTGGCGCGACGACGGATACCCAGGACGCGACGGGGCGGGTGCTCACGCGCTCGACCGTACGCGTGGCGCCGGACGAGGTGATCCGGGTGCTGCAAGGTTTTGTCGGATCCCAAACGCAGATCCCCCCGATGTATTCCGCGGTCAAGGTGGGTGGCGTGCCGCTGTACAAAGCCGCGCGGGCCGGTCGCGTCGTGGAGCGACGGCCCAGAGCCGTCACCATCTCGCGACTGCAGGTGCTAGGGATCGCCGAAGACGACGTCACGTTCGACGTGACCTGTTCGAAGGGCACCTATGTCCGGACGCTGTGCGCCGACGCCGGCGAGCGCCTGGGCGTGGGGGCGTACATGCAGGCGCTTGATCGGCGCCGCGTGGGCGCGTTCGGGATCGACCAAGCCGTCACGCTCGGCGAGCTTGAAGCGGCCGCGCGTGACGGCACAGTCGGGCAACGGGTGGTCTCGATCGATCTGGCGTTGAGCGACACGCCGGCCGCCGAGGTGGACCCCGAGACCGCGGAGCGCGTGTGCCACGGCGTGGCGCTTCCGGCTGCGCGCGTCGCACGGTGGCTCGGGGCCTGCCGTGCCGGTGGACTCGTGCGGATTCGAAGTAACGGCGTCACCGTTGCGCTGGCCACGGCGCCGGCAGATCACGCCACGTTGCTCGCACGGGGGACCAGCGCCGTGCTCAAGATCGATCGGGTGCTGCGGGATCGGGTATCGAAGGTATCGAGCGACCAGGGCTTCTCGCAAGACTCGGTTCGTTCGCGGTAG
- a CDS encoding bifunctional oligoribonuclease/PAP phosphatase NrnA has translation MGTTTAADARAVVEALKGYQSFSVSTHVSPEGDALGSAVALALALRAAGKSADVVIKDPVPAYLDFLPVQGVVLRRNTLPPSYDVLAIVDCGDLGRTGMFDHTPPPVKLVVNIDHHVTNRGFGGLNWIEPDATASGQMVYELIRAWGVPISREIALCLYTTLLTETGSFRYSNTKPATLRMAADLLECGVKAEAVSQAIYDRNSPGRLKLLGELLRGMERHPGGKIAWVTVTQETFRATGTSPEDTEEMVNYPRSLKGVEVAVLFREVNATQYKISLRSQGRVNVANVAESFGGGGHRNAAGCTVQGDLASVKAKVLKAVEEATAREAP, from the coding sequence ATGGGGACGACCACCGCGGCTGACGCCCGCGCCGTGGTGGAAGCGTTGAAGGGGTACCAATCCTTCAGCGTGTCCACACACGTCAGTCCCGAAGGCGACGCGCTCGGCTCAGCCGTGGCGCTTGCCCTCGCGCTCCGGGCCGCAGGCAAGAGTGCGGACGTGGTCATCAAAGACCCGGTGCCAGCGTATCTGGATTTTCTGCCGGTGCAGGGCGTCGTGCTGCGACGCAATACGCTCCCTCCCTCCTACGACGTGCTGGCGATTGTGGACTGCGGCGATCTGGGCCGCACAGGGATGTTCGACCACACGCCTCCGCCCGTCAAGTTGGTGGTCAACATCGATCACCACGTGACCAACCGCGGGTTCGGCGGGCTCAATTGGATCGAGCCGGACGCGACCGCGTCGGGCCAAATGGTGTACGAGTTGATCCGCGCATGGGGCGTGCCGATTTCGCGCGAGATCGCATTGTGTCTCTACACCACGCTGCTGACCGAAACCGGATCGTTCCGGTACTCCAACACCAAACCCGCGACGCTCCGCATGGCCGCCGATCTGCTGGAATGCGGAGTGAAGGCCGAGGCGGTGTCGCAGGCCATCTACGATCGGAACTCGCCGGGGCGGCTCAAGCTGCTCGGAGAATTGCTCCGCGGGATGGAGCGCCATCCGGGCGGGAAAATCGCGTGGGTCACCGTGACTCAAGAAACCTTCCGCGCCACTGGAACGTCGCCCGAGGACACCGAAGAGATGGTGAACTACCCGCGATCGCTCAAGGGCGTGGAGGTTGCGGTTTTGTTCCGGGAAGTCAACGCGACCCAATACAAGATCAGCCTGCGCTCGCAGGGGCGGGTGAACGTCGCGAACGTGGCGGAGAGCTTCGGGGGCGGCGGCCACCGCAACGCCGCGGGATGCACGGTGCAGGGCGATCTGGCAAGTGTGAAGGCGAAAGTGTTGAAGGCGGTCGAAGAGGCCACGGCCCGAGAGGCGCCCTAG